From one Gemella morbillorum genomic stretch:
- the glgB gene encoding 1,4-alpha-glucan branching protein GlgB: protein MAEYLFHEGTNYHSHKFLGSFLEDGVCTFRVWAPKAKKVFVTGEFCSWDPHVYEMQPFNDKGIYEITVPDVKQFDSYKYIIVTESGQELWKADPYAVHAETRPQTASKVYRLPKYEWEDDKWMAKRKVPYHEPMNIYEVHLGSWKHKENGDEFSYRELADELVNYVKEMNYTHIELLPVTEYPYDKSWGYQVTGYFSPTSRYGTPEDFMYFVDKCHKNNIGVILDWVPGHFTKDAHGLYEFDGTPCYEYSDTRKMEHEGWGTRVFDYGRNEVKSFLTSSAISWIEDYHIDGLRVDAVSSMIFLNYCRDEEKSARNIYGGFENLEAIDFLKNLNLYVKENYSGVSMIAEESTSYPKVTAAVEHGGLGFDFKWNMGWMNDSLDYLEVDPFFRKGSHDKFTFSMCYAFSENYILPISHDEVVHGKKSLLDKAPVAYEDKFSNFKAFLGYMFAHPGKKLTFMGVDIAQFIEWDEERQLDWFLLLYPKHSFSQRYVKELNKYYKSTPALWQNDCDWNGFRWHIVDDNTNNVFAFSRIDNSGKEVLVVSNFSGQILKGYEIGVDTWGSYKISLNSDAKKYDGTALQNRNLKTLNKKKNNFQYTLSINIPPYATMYIEKK from the coding sequence ATGGCGGAATACTTATTTCATGAAGGAACTAACTACCATAGTCATAAATTTTTAGGATCATTTTTAGAAGATGGAGTTTGTACCTTTAGAGTTTGGGCACCAAAAGCCAAAAAAGTTTTTGTGACAGGTGAGTTTTGTTCGTGGGATCCACATGTTTATGAAATGCAACCTTTTAATGATAAAGGAATTTATGAGATCACAGTACCTGATGTGAAACAATTTGATTCATATAAGTATATTATTGTAACAGAAAGCGGTCAGGAACTATGGAAAGCAGATCCTTATGCGGTACATGCAGAAACTAGACCTCAAACTGCATCTAAGGTTTATAGGCTTCCAAAATATGAATGGGAAGATGATAAGTGGATGGCTAAGCGAAAAGTTCCTTACCATGAACCTATGAATATTTATGAAGTACATTTGGGATCTTGGAAACATAAAGAAAACGGCGATGAATTTAGTTATCGCGAGTTGGCAGATGAACTAGTTAACTATGTAAAAGAAATGAACTATACTCACATTGAATTACTTCCAGTAACTGAGTATCCATATGATAAATCTTGGGGTTATCAAGTAACAGGATATTTTTCACCTACATCAAGATATGGAACTCCAGAAGATTTTATGTATTTTGTTGATAAGTGTCATAAAAATAATATTGGTGTTATTCTTGATTGGGTGCCAGGACATTTTACAAAAGATGCACATGGATTATATGAATTTGATGGAACACCTTGCTATGAATATTCAGATACAAGAAAAATGGAACACGAAGGGTGGGGAACTAGAGTTTTTGACTATGGACGTAATGAAGTTAAATCATTTTTAACTTCTAGCGCAATATCTTGGATTGAAGATTATCATATTGATGGATTAAGAGTTGATGCGGTTAGTTCAATGATATTTTTAAACTATTGTCGTGATGAAGAAAAATCGGCAAGGAATATCTATGGAGGTTTTGAAAATTTAGAAGCGATAGATTTTCTAAAAAATCTAAATCTATATGTTAAAGAAAATTATTCTGGAGTTAGTATGATTGCAGAAGAATCTACAAGTTATCCTAAAGTAACGGCTGCTGTTGAGCACGGTGGACTTGGATTTGATTTCAAGTGGAACATGGGATGGATGAACGATAGTCTTGATTATTTAGAAGTAGACCCATTTTTTAGAAAAGGATCACATGACAAATTCACATTCTCAATGTGCTATGCCTTTTCAGAAAATTATATTTTACCAATATCTCATGATGAAGTAGTACATGGGAAAAAGTCACTTTTAGATAAAGCACCGGTAGCATATGAAGATAAATTTTCTAATTTTAAAGCATTTTTAGGTTATATGTTTGCACATCCTGGGAAAAAATTAACATTTATGGGTGTTGACATAGCACAATTTATAGAATGGGATGAAGAAAGACAACTTGATTGGTTCTTGTTACTATACCCAAAACATAGTTTTAGCCAACGTTATGTGAAAGAATTAAATAAATATTATAAATCTACACCTGCATTATGGCAAAATGATTGTGATTGGAACGGTTTTAGATGGCATATAGTTGATGATAATACAAATAATGTCTTTGCTTTTTCAAGAATTGATAATAGCGGAAAAGAAGTATTAGTAGTAAGTAATTTTTCAGGCCAAATATTAAAAGGTTATGAAATAGGTGTGGATACTTGGGGAAGCTACAAAATATCATTAAATTCAGATGCTAAAAAATATGATGGTACAGCATTACAAAATAGAAATTTAAAAACACTAAATAAAAAGAAAAACAATTTCCAATATACTTTGAGTATAAATATACCACCTTATGCAACAATGTATATAGAAAAGAAATAA
- a CDS encoding glycoside hydrolase family 13 protein, giving the protein MIIFNPIYNKFPHGAIINKQSLKFEVLIRDDFYFNDFRIVIKNEFTGISFSKSLTFLEKNSSNYSKYFVDFGGFDIGLYFYHFEVVFDSFTAYLKNDNLDAKLVRENSELPDWQLTVYDENFTTPDWYKGSIMYQIFPDRFKRSEKYVAPAAKNEDIRIRHKSWDAIPHSSITHKDYGAKDFLMGNLLGIEEEKDYFKKLNIESIYLNPIVESPENHRYSTSDYFKVDPYFGTNDQFEEFCNNFKQDNIKIILDGVFSHTGSDSIYFNRYNHYDSIGSFNSKESPYYSWFNFINFPNEYHSWWGFDNLPTVVKENKEYSDFINNKDTGVVNFWQKLGISGWRLDVADEFPDEFLDRIRETAKYYDKDALIIGEVWEDATNKISYNTRRRYFLGKQLDSVMNYPWKDAIINFVKYNDAKKFSVEILKLVENYPQPALDCIMNLLDSHDTERVLTLLAFDNPESIPVNERPTYKLSDEQYTKARELLKFASFIQFTLPGVPCIYYGDEIGMYGFRDPYNRLGFAHDKKDSDLLNHYIELSNFRHDNKENFITGFEMSYIADKCIAYRRNDILCIINLDNKAHFIPEYNGEKIFGNNKIYVTPYGVVIPPSSYIAVKIK; this is encoded by the coding sequence ATGATTATTTTTAACCCCATTTATAACAAGTTTCCTCATGGAGCAATTATAAATAAACAAAGTTTAAAATTTGAAGTGTTAATTAGAGATGATTTTTACTTTAATGATTTTAGAATAGTAATAAAAAATGAATTTACAGGAATTTCATTTTCTAAAAGCTTAACTTTTCTTGAGAAAAACTCATCTAATTATTCAAAATATTTTGTTGACTTCGGTGGTTTTGATATAGGATTATATTTTTATCATTTTGAAGTTGTATTTGATAGTTTCACCGCTTATTTGAAAAATGATAATTTAGATGCTAAATTAGTACGTGAAAATAGCGAATTACCTGATTGGCAATTGACAGTCTATGATGAAAACTTTACCACTCCTGATTGGTATAAAGGTTCTATAATGTACCAAATTTTTCCTGATAGGTTTAAACGTAGCGAAAAATATGTTGCACCTGCTGCAAAAAATGAAGATATTCGAATCAGACATAAATCATGGGATGCAATCCCCCATTCATCAATAACACATAAAGACTATGGTGCTAAAGATTTCCTAATGGGTAATTTGCTAGGTATTGAAGAAGAAAAAGATTATTTCAAAAAATTAAATATAGAAAGTATTTATCTAAATCCAATAGTTGAAAGCCCTGAAAATCACCGTTATTCTACTTCAGATTATTTTAAAGTGGATCCGTATTTTGGAACAAATGATCAATTTGAAGAATTTTGTAACAACTTTAAACAAGACAATATTAAAATAATTTTAGATGGTGTCTTCAGTCACACAGGCTCTGATAGTATTTACTTTAACAGATATAACCACTATGATAGCATAGGATCTTTTAATTCAAAAGAATCCCCTTATTATTCTTGGTTTAACTTTATTAATTTCCCTAATGAATATCATTCTTGGTGGGGATTTGATAATTTACCAACTGTAGTAAAAGAAAATAAAGAATATAGTGACTTTATTAATAATAAAGATACTGGCGTTGTCAATTTTTGGCAAAAGTTAGGTATCTCTGGTTGGCGACTTGACGTGGCTGACGAGTTTCCTGATGAATTCCTTGATCGTATTCGCGAAACAGCAAAATATTATGATAAAGACGCCTTAATTATCGGAGAAGTTTGGGAAGATGCAACGAATAAAATTTCTTATAATACACGTCGACGCTATTTCTTAGGAAAACAACTTGATAGTGTTATGAATTATCCTTGGAAAGATGCAATTATTAATTTTGTTAAGTACAATGATGCCAAGAAATTCTCAGTTGAAATATTAAAACTGGTAGAAAACTATCCACAACCCGCTCTTGATTGCATTATGAACCTATTAGATAGTCATGATACTGAACGTGTGCTTACTTTACTTGCATTTGATAATCCAGAAAGTATTCCAGTAAATGAACGTCCAACATACAAATTATCAGATGAACAATATACTAAAGCTCGAGAACTATTAAAATTTGCAAGTTTTATTCAATTTACATTACCTGGTGTCCCATGTATTTACTATGGAGATGAAATTGGTATGTATGGCTTTAGAGATCCATACAATCGTTTAGGTTTTGCTCACGATAAAAAAGATTCTGATCTACTAAATCACTATATAGAGCTGTCTAATTTTAGACATGATAATAAAGAAAACTTCATAACTGGATTCGAAATGAGTTATATTGCTGACAAATGTATCGCATACCGTAGGAATGATATTCTTTGTATTATTAATCTAGATAACAAAGCACATTTTATACCAGAATATAATGGAGAAAAAATATTTGGAAATAATAAAATATACGTCACTCCATATGGTGTAGTAATTCCACCAAGTAGTTATATAGCTGTTAAAATTAAATAA
- the ppc gene encoding phosphoenolpyruvate carboxylase, translated as MQSKRLESNVNEHIVHEEIEILTQILLKATEKMTSKETFNKIIELKRLADSKEYDQLNKIIKSLNQEEMEIVANFFSTLPLLINISEDVDLAYEVNYKNNSGETYVGKLSDSMSKLKDANILENINVVPVLTAHPTQVQRKTILDLTEKLHNLLRKHRDVKNGLINKNKWYNDLQKHIEILLQSDIIREKKLKVVNEITNVLEYYNLSFIKAISKLMTEYKNLLKEHNIPLENEAPITMGMWIGGDRDGNPYVTAETLKLSAMKQCDLITNYYLNKLDNLYRTFSMSSQLIGESEALRELANKSLDLSEYREKEFYRKAIFYVRCKLENTREYLLNDTMHGDIYLSAEDFEKDLKIMEKSLLENKGEILITGEFEELLNVVKIFGFYLASIDMRQDSSVHEACVAELLKCANIEQNYNSLSEEEKCKLLLRQLNEDPRPLSIGDDSRQSEELKKELEIFRTAKYLKDKLGNNVIRQNIISHTTSISDLLELAIMLKEVGLVGKDFARLQLVPLFETIEDLENSYEIMDNYLNLDIVKKWVSDNKNYQEIMLGYSDSNKDGGYLSSGWSLYKAQQELSSLGEKYGIKITFFHGRGGTVGRGGGPSYDAIISQPLGSVQDRIRLTEQGEIIAAKYGNSDAAYYNLEALFSAVIQRMNADKVNTDIRDIPEIQVIMDEIVADSYEAYRKLVFENPNFYNYFFEATPIKEISSLNIGSRPASRKKITDIGGLRAIPWVFSWSQSRIMLPGWYGVGTAFSNFINKDKENIDKLRSMYKNWPFFTSLLSNVDMVMSKSDMGIAKEYANLCKDQKTKQVYDEILKEWQLTKEVVLKISEHKEFLEDNTYLTKSLDNRLQYFNTLNYLQIELIKRAREGKLPESQVNTIHITINGIATGLRNSG; from the coding sequence ATGCAAAGTAAGAGACTAGAAAGTAATGTAAATGAACATATTGTACATGAAGAAATAGAAATATTAACACAGATTTTGTTGAAAGCAACAGAGAAGATGACTTCAAAAGAGACTTTTAATAAAATTATCGAATTAAAACGATTAGCTGATAGTAAAGAATATGATCAATTAAACAAAATTATAAAGAGTTTAAATCAAGAAGAGATGGAAATAGTAGCTAACTTTTTCTCAACGTTACCATTATTAATCAATATTTCAGAAGATGTTGATTTAGCTTATGAGGTAAACTACAAAAATAATTCTGGAGAAACTTATGTAGGAAAATTATCTGATTCAATGTCTAAATTAAAAGATGCTAATATTTTGGAAAATATTAATGTAGTACCTGTTTTAACAGCGCATCCTACCCAAGTTCAAAGAAAAACAATTCTAGATTTAACAGAAAAACTACATAACTTATTAAGAAAACATCGTGATGTTAAAAATGGACTAATTAATAAAAATAAATGGTATAATGATTTACAAAAACACATTGAAATTTTGTTACAAAGTGATATAATTCGTGAAAAAAAATTAAAAGTAGTTAACGAAATTACGAATGTATTAGAGTATTATAATTTATCGTTTATAAAAGCTATCTCTAAACTTATGACTGAATATAAAAACTTGTTAAAAGAACATAATATACCATTGGAAAATGAAGCTCCTATAACTATGGGGATGTGGATAGGTGGAGATAGAGATGGAAATCCCTACGTAACAGCAGAAACACTAAAACTGTCTGCTATGAAGCAATGTGATTTAATCACAAATTATTATTTGAATAAGTTAGATAATTTGTATCGTACATTTTCTATGTCATCGCAATTGATAGGAGAAAGTGAAGCTCTTCGTGAGCTTGCCAATAAGTCTTTAGATTTATCAGAATATAGAGAAAAAGAATTTTATAGAAAAGCTATATTTTATGTAAGATGTAAATTAGAAAATACTCGTGAATATTTATTAAATGATACAATGCATGGTGATATTTACTTAAGTGCTGAGGATTTCGAAAAAGATTTAAAAATTATGGAAAAATCTCTTTTAGAGAACAAAGGGGAAATTTTAATAACTGGAGAATTTGAAGAATTATTGAATGTAGTTAAAATCTTTGGATTTTATCTGGCAAGCATTGATATGCGTCAAGATTCTAGTGTTCATGAGGCATGTGTAGCGGAACTTCTAAAATGTGCTAATATTGAACAAAATTATAATTCATTATCAGAAGAAGAAAAATGCAAATTACTATTGAGACAGTTAAATGAAGATCCACGACCCCTTAGTATAGGGGACGATAGCAGGCAATCTGAAGAATTGAAAAAAGAACTTGAAATTTTTCGTACAGCAAAATATTTAAAAGATAAACTAGGAAACAATGTAATACGTCAAAATATTATATCTCATACTACAAGTATTTCAGATTTGTTAGAACTTGCAATAATGTTGAAAGAAGTAGGGTTAGTAGGAAAAGATTTTGCAAGGTTACAGTTAGTACCATTATTTGAAACTATAGAAGATTTAGAAAATTCTTATGAAATCATGGATAATTATTTAAATCTTGATATTGTGAAAAAATGGGTTAGTGATAATAAAAATTATCAAGAAATTATGTTAGGATATTCTGATAGTAATAAAGATGGTGGATATTTATCATCTGGATGGTCGCTATATAAGGCCCAACAAGAATTATCATCGCTTGGAGAAAAGTATGGTATAAAAATCACATTCTTCCATGGTCGTGGAGGTACAGTAGGTCGTGGAGGCGGACCAAGTTATGATGCAATTATTTCTCAACCACTAGGTAGTGTTCAAGATAGAATACGTCTTACAGAACAAGGAGAGATTATTGCAGCTAAATACGGTAATAGTGATGCAGCATATTACAACTTAGAAGCGCTGTTTTCTGCGGTGATTCAAAGAATGAATGCTGATAAAGTTAACACAGATATTAGAGATATTCCAGAAATTCAAGTTATAATGGATGAAATTGTGGCGGATAGTTATGAAGCATACCGTAAACTTGTATTTGAAAATCCGAATTTCTATAACTATTTTTTTGAAGCAACGCCAATTAAAGAAATTTCAAGCCTAAATATAGGTTCTCGCCCAGCTTCACGTAAAAAAATTACAGATATTGGGGGATTAAGAGCCATTCCTTGGGTATTTTCATGGTCACAAAGTAGAATAATGCTGCCAGGGTGGTATGGAGTAGGGACTGCATTTTCAAACTTTATTAATAAAGATAAAGAAAATATTGATAAACTCCGCAGTATGTATAAAAATTGGCCGTTCTTTACATCGCTACTATCAAATGTAGATATGGTTATGTCAAAATCAGATATGGGAATAGCAAAAGAATATGCAAATCTTTGTAAGGATCAAAAAACAAAACAGGTATATGATGAAATTTTAAAAGAATGGCAACTAACAAAAGAGGTAGTTTTAAAAATTTCGGAACATAAAGAATTTTTAGAAGATAATACATATTTAACTAAAAGTTTAGATAATAGGTTACAATACTTCAATACATTAAACTATTTACAAATAGAATTAATAAAACGTGCTAGAGAAGGTAAGCTTCCAGAATCACAGGTTAACACTATTCATATTACTATTAATGGAATAGCAACAGGGCTAAGAAACTCGGGATAA